The following proteins come from a genomic window of Streptomyces sp. GS7:
- a CDS encoding phosphoribosyltransferase family protein, whose amino-acid sequence MLFTDRADAGRRLAEAVRHLESEDPVVLGLPRGGVPVAYQVAQALDAPLDVIVVRKLGVPYQRELGFGAIGEGGVRVISDDIIRRGRINQSDVASVEREEAAELARQAARFRAGRPRLTLEGRTAIVIDDGVATGATAAAACEVVRAQGAARVVLAVPVAPPDAAERLRGKADDIVCLSTPYAFSAVGEWYEDFSQTSDDEVVSLLAQAAAGPAARAGTGTPASVPTEEEVRIEAGPVRLTGDLVRPTATAPIVMFAHGSGSSRHSPRNRAVAAALNRAGLGTLLFDLLTPAEEANRANVFDIDTLARRLADATRWLRARAPVPIGYFGASTGAAAALRAAAYPDADIGAVVSRGGRPDLAGRSLLGSVQAPTLLIVGGNDTLVLDLNRQAQSALGCENTLEIVPGATHLFEERGALDRVCVLARDWFTRHFRMQPA is encoded by the coding sequence GTGCTGTTCACTGACCGCGCGGACGCCGGACGCCGCCTCGCCGAGGCCGTGCGCCACCTGGAGAGCGAGGATCCCGTCGTCCTGGGCCTGCCCCGCGGCGGCGTCCCGGTGGCCTATCAGGTGGCCCAGGCGCTCGATGCCCCCCTCGACGTGATCGTCGTCCGCAAACTCGGCGTCCCGTACCAGCGCGAGCTGGGCTTCGGCGCCATCGGCGAGGGCGGCGTACGCGTCATCAGCGACGACATCATCCGCCGGGGCCGGATCAACCAGTCCGACGTCGCCTCCGTGGAGCGCGAGGAAGCGGCGGAACTCGCCCGGCAGGCCGCCCGCTTCCGGGCCGGCCGGCCGCGGCTGACGCTGGAGGGCCGGACCGCGATCGTGATCGACGACGGCGTCGCGACCGGCGCCACCGCGGCGGCCGCCTGCGAGGTGGTACGCGCCCAGGGCGCGGCCCGCGTCGTACTGGCCGTCCCCGTGGCGCCGCCCGACGCCGCCGAGCGCCTGCGCGGCAAGGCGGACGACATCGTCTGCCTCTCCACCCCGTACGCGTTCTCCGCGGTCGGCGAGTGGTACGAGGACTTCTCCCAGACCTCGGACGACGAGGTCGTCTCCCTCCTGGCCCAGGCCGCGGCCGGCCCGGCCGCACGTGCCGGGACCGGAACGCCGGCGAGCGTGCCGACCGAGGAGGAGGTCCGGATCGAGGCGGGCCCGGTGCGGCTCACCGGGGATCTCGTCCGGCCCACCGCCACCGCGCCGATCGTGATGTTCGCCCACGGCTCCGGCAGCAGCCGGCACAGCCCCCGCAACCGCGCGGTGGCCGCGGCCCTCAACCGCGCGGGCCTGGGCACCCTGCTCTTCGACCTGCTCACCCCGGCCGAGGAGGCCAACCGGGCCAACGTCTTCGACATCGACACCCTGGCCCGCCGGCTCGCGGACGCCACCCGCTGGCTGCGCGCCCGCGCGCCCGTGCCCATCGGCTACTTCGGCGCCAGCACCGGGGCCGCCGCCGCACTGCGGGCCGCCGCCTACCCGGACGCGGACATCGGCGCCGTGGTCTCCCGCGGTGGCCGCCCCGACCTCGCCGGCCGCTCGCTGCTCGGCTCCGTACAGGCGCCGACGCTCCTGATCGTCGGCGGCAACGACACCCTGGTGCTGGACCTCAACCGCCAGGCGCAGTCCGCGCTGGGCTGCGAGAACACGCTCGAAATCGTCCCCGGCGCCACGCATCTCTTCGAGGAGCGCGGCGCCCTGGACCGGGTCTGCGTCCTCGCCCGCGACTGGTTCACCCGCCACTTCCGGATGCAACCGGCCTGA
- a CDS encoding histone deacetylase: MTPRVLEPREPGRYAAGTAPAPLVWYAAYGSNMHPERLGHYLAGGRPPGGGRDHPGCRDPRRPARSAPVVLRGRLYFATESALWTGGRAFYDADADGELPAHAYLLTLSQFSDIAAQEMYREPSGDLDLTPVLTRGRARLGPGRYETLVCPGRLDGHPVLTFTAPWRSADVPPNPPAPAYLRHIAAGIMATHGWTRQRTAEYLAACPGVDARWSVPEIVALLGLAQ, encoded by the coding sequence ATGACCCCGCGCGTCCTGGAACCCCGCGAGCCCGGGCGGTACGCGGCCGGTACCGCCCCCGCGCCCCTGGTCTGGTACGCCGCCTACGGGTCCAACATGCACCCCGAGAGGCTCGGCCACTACCTCGCCGGCGGCCGTCCGCCCGGCGGCGGGCGCGACCACCCCGGCTGCCGCGACCCCCGCCGTCCCGCGCGCAGCGCACCCGTCGTCCTCCGCGGCCGACTGTACTTCGCCACCGAATCCGCGCTGTGGACCGGCGGCCGGGCCTTCTACGACGCCGACGCGGACGGCGAACTCCCCGCCCATGCCTATCTTCTGACGCTCTCTCAATTCTCCGACATCGCCGCACAGGAGATGTACCGCGAGCCGTCCGGCGACCTCGACCTCACACCGGTCCTCACCCGCGGGCGCGCCCGCCTCGGCCCCGGCCGGTACGAGACCCTGGTCTGCCCCGGCCGGCTCGACGGGCACCCGGTGCTGACCTTCACCGCCCCCTGGCGCAGCGCGGACGTCCCGCCGAACCCGCCCGCCCCGGCCTATCTGCGCCATATCGCCGCCGGGATCATGGCCACCCACGGCTGGACCCGGCAGCGCACCGCGGAATATCTCGCCGCGTGTCCGGGGGTCGACGCTCGGTGGTCGGTCCCGGAGATCGTCGCCCTGCTCGGACTTGCGCAATGA
- a CDS encoding thioesterase II family protein has product MATTSENSNRWIRRFRPADDAPCGLVCFPHAGGSATFYFPVAQALSPQLDVLAVQYPGRQDRLSEPCLEDIHEVADQVTAALEPWTGRPLALFGHSMGATVAYEVARNLERSGRPPLGLFASGRRAPSRHRDLSVHLRDDDGLVATLKELSGTDEAVLADEELLRMVLPAVRADYKAVETYRHREGPRLSCPVSVLVGDSDPVTTPEEADAWREHTTGPCELTVLPGGHFYLNSQAEEVRKVIVRDIGSWA; this is encoded by the coding sequence GTGGCTACTACCAGCGAGAACAGCAACCGGTGGATCCGCCGGTTCCGGCCGGCCGACGACGCGCCCTGCGGATTGGTCTGCTTTCCGCACGCCGGGGGCTCGGCGACGTTCTACTTCCCGGTGGCGCAGGCGCTGTCCCCGCAACTGGACGTGCTCGCCGTGCAGTACCCGGGCCGCCAGGACCGGCTGTCCGAGCCGTGCCTGGAGGACATCCACGAGGTGGCCGACCAGGTCACCGCGGCGCTGGAGCCCTGGACCGGCCGGCCGCTGGCGCTCTTCGGCCACAGCATGGGCGCCACCGTCGCCTACGAGGTCGCCAGGAATCTGGAGCGGTCCGGCAGGCCGCCGCTGGGCCTGTTCGCCTCCGGGCGACGCGCCCCGTCCCGGCACCGCGACCTGTCGGTCCACCTGCGGGACGACGACGGACTGGTCGCCACCCTCAAGGAGTTGAGCGGCACCGACGAGGCGGTGCTCGCCGACGAGGAGCTGCTGCGGATGGTGCTGCCGGCGGTCCGCGCGGACTACAAGGCCGTCGAGACCTATCGCCATCGCGAGGGGCCCCGGCTGAGCTGCCCGGTCTCGGTCCTCGTGGGGGACAGCGATCCGGTCACCACCCCGGAGGAGGCGGACGCCTGGCGCGAGCACACCACCGGCCCCTGCGAGCTGACGGTGCTCCCCGGTGGCCACTTCTACCTCAACTCCCAGGCGGAGGAGGTCAGGAAGGTCATCGTGCGCGACATCGGGAGCTGGGCGTAG
- a CDS encoding nucleoside deaminase, translated as MEPKELIAEAVRLATESVNKGWGGPFGAVIARDGEIVARGQNRVLLTGDPTAHAEVETIRKAVQMLNPEAPSISEEHQNESTLQYVPRPEGSPDPVPERARMLRGCSIYISGAPCPMCMSAIYWSRLDAVYFSCSLEDTRRIGFDDSYQYEDFQRPLDQRRIKIQQIYPELGAGAYEAWSHRVNHHAY; from the coding sequence ATGGAACCGAAGGAATTGATCGCCGAGGCGGTGCGGCTCGCCACGGAGTCCGTGAACAAGGGCTGGGGCGGGCCGTTCGGCGCGGTCATCGCCCGCGACGGCGAGATCGTCGCCCGCGGGCAGAACCGCGTCCTGCTGACCGGCGACCCCACCGCGCACGCCGAGGTGGAGACCATCCGCAAGGCCGTGCAGATGCTCAACCCTGAGGCGCCGTCAATCTCCGAGGAGCACCAGAACGAGAGCACCCTGCAGTACGTGCCCCGGCCCGAGGGCTCGCCGGACCCGGTGCCGGAACGCGCCCGCATGCTCCGGGGCTGCTCGATCTACATCAGCGGCGCCCCCTGCCCGATGTGCATGAGCGCCATCTACTGGTCCCGGCTGGACGCGGTCTACTTCAGCTGCAGCCTGGAGGACACCCGGCGGATCGGCTTCGACGACTCGTACCAGTACGAGGACTTCCAAAGGCCGCTCGACCAGCGCCGGATCAAGATCCAGCAGATCTACCCCGAGCTGGGCGCCGGCGCCTACGAGGCGTGGTCGCACCGGGTGAACCACCACGCGTACTGA